In Halapricum desulfuricans, a single window of DNA contains:
- a CDS encoding geranylgeranyl reductase family protein, translating into MSGQQFDVIVVGGGTAGAFAATTAAREGLDVALLERKPEDEGGHIACGDAIKGASTFPDVIDREHLRAESVTNDAVRRALFELPDGERIEYSFGDQSGAILDRKRYGEVLLEEADRAGVTIHYDTVVQDVIQRDGVVEGVVAARNDTQRRYEAPMTVDAAGALSILQDRADFSEATFETNVDHTHFCSAYREVLQVDEPVEYDDALVFKPTEQLGYLWYFPRTGTEINVGLGFQMTEEPMQLVATLRQDLRTRPEFAGATVEDKLGAALPTRRPYDSAVAPGYLAAGDAAAHVNPTTGGGIPGAATAGHWAGEVAADAVVEETTDEETLWKYNHRIQTDFGKRFAAMDLYNVFGTAHSIDELTDVIASLPAQQLIDVLGKEGTASMGLLGKLELAVSTIGHWGTLYDAYRVNAMADELKSIYDQFPTTPSEFEHWRRERDEFMDRFYDRVGAEPKY; encoded by the coding sequence ATGAGTGGCCAACAGTTCGACGTGATAGTCGTCGGGGGCGGTACCGCCGGCGCGTTCGCCGCCACGACCGCCGCCCGGGAGGGCCTGGACGTTGCACTACTGGAGCGGAAACCCGAGGACGAGGGCGGCCACATCGCCTGTGGCGACGCGATCAAGGGTGCGAGCACGTTCCCGGACGTGATCGACCGGGAACACCTCCGTGCGGAGTCGGTCACCAACGACGCGGTCCGTCGGGCGCTGTTCGAACTACCCGACGGCGAGCGAATCGAATACTCGTTCGGCGACCAGTCGGGTGCGATCCTTGATCGCAAGCGCTACGGCGAGGTCCTACTAGAGGAGGCCGACCGTGCCGGCGTGACGATCCACTACGACACCGTCGTGCAGGACGTCATTCAGCGCGACGGTGTCGTCGAGGGGGTCGTCGCGGCACGGAACGACACACAGCGCCGTTACGAGGCGCCGATGACGGTCGATGCGGCCGGGGCACTGTCGATACTGCAGGACAGGGCCGACTTCTCGGAGGCGACCTTCGAGACGAACGTCGATCACACCCACTTCTGTTCGGCTTACCGAGAGGTCCTTCAGGTGGACGAACCCGTCGAGTACGATGACGCGCTGGTGTTCAAGCCGACCGAACAGCTGGGATACCTGTGGTATTTCCCCCGGACGGGGACCGAAATCAACGTCGGCCTGGGCTTTCAGATGACCGAGGAGCCGATGCAACTGGTGGCGACACTCCGTCAGGATCTCCGGACGCGACCCGAGTTCGCGGGCGCGACCGTCGAGGACAAGCTCGGGGCGGCACTGCCGACGCGGCGACCGTACGACTCTGCGGTCGCGCCGGGCTATCTTGCGGCCGGGGACGCCGCCGCGCACGTCAACCCGACGACCGGCGGCGGCATCCCCGGCGCGGCAACGGCCGGTCACTGGGCCGGCGAGGTCGCAGCCGACGCCGTCGTCGAGGAGACGACCGACGAGGAGACGCTCTGGAAGTACAACCACCGGATCCAGACGGATTTCGGCAAGCGCTTCGCCGCGATGGACCTGTACAACGTCTTCGGGACCGCCCACTCGATCGACGAGTTGACCGACGTGATCGCGTCGCTTCCGGCCCAGCAGTTGATCGACGTCCTCGGCAAGGAGGGCACGGCATCGATGGGACTGCTCGGCAAACTCGAACTCGCCGTCTCGACGATCGGCCACTGGGGGACGCTGTACGACGCCTACCGGGTCAACGCGATGGCCGACGAACTCAAATCGATCTACGATCAGTTCCCCACGACACCGTCCGAGTTCGAACACTGGCGGCGCGAGCGCGACGAGTTTATGGATCGGTTCTACGACCGCGTCGGGGCCGAGCCGAAGTACTGA
- a CDS encoding proteasome assembly chaperone family protein: MVPDPTFEVKATGESGNALVVGLSHFGMAGLSAVDYLVRHTNAEQIGHILPDEFPAIAPFQNGEPRHHTRLYHLADADITVLVGELFVPVWAAHEFTETIMEWVGAESIEEIAVLHGVPYPHGPDEHDVFHVSTPAYRTRRLAETEIQPLGGGLLDGVAGEIVTRSLDDRAPPAGVYVTPAHPPGPDLDAAILLLDALQDLYDISIDEAELKQRSEELKQYYTELSERLQSISEAEQPFGSREYPDDRMFM, from the coding sequence ATGGTCCCAGATCCGACGTTCGAGGTGAAAGCCACGGGAGAGTCCGGGAACGCGCTCGTCGTGGGCCTGTCACATTTCGGGATGGCAGGGCTCTCGGCCGTGGATTATCTCGTCAGACACACCAACGCGGAACAGATCGGGCACATTTTGCCGGACGAGTTCCCGGCGATTGCGCCCTTCCAGAACGGCGAGCCGCGCCACCACACCCGGCTCTATCACCTCGCGGACGCGGACATCACCGTCCTGGTTGGCGAGCTGTTCGTCCCCGTCTGGGCGGCTCACGAGTTCACCGAGACGATCATGGAGTGGGTCGGCGCCGAATCGATCGAGGAGATCGCGGTGCTACACGGCGTCCCCTACCCGCACGGCCCGGACGAACACGACGTGTTCCACGTTTCGACACCCGCCTATCGCACGCGCCGGCTTGCGGAGACCGAAATCCAGCCGCTCGGCGGGGGTCTCCTCGACGGCGTCGCGGGAGAGATCGTCACTCGCAGCCTCGACGACCGCGCACCCCCTGCCGGGGTGTACGTCACGCCGGCGCATCCGCCCGGTCCCGACCTCGACGCCGCGATCCTGTTGCTGGACGCGCTGCAGGATCTCTATGACATCTCGATCGACGAGGCAGAGCTGAAACAGCGCTCTGAAGAACTCAAGCAGTACTACACCGAACTCTCCGAACGGCTCCAGTCGATCAGCGAGGCTGAACAACCGTTCGGAAGCCGGGAGTATCCTGACGACCGCATGTTCATGTAA
- the argF gene encoding ornithine carbamoyltransferase — MTRNLLDIDDLTPDELETVLDRAAELKAAHEAGTDAEPFDNQTLGMIFEKPSTRTRVSFETGMTQLGGHAIFLGPDDIHLGHGEPVKDTARALSRYVDVIMARLFDHEDAEELAEYATVPFVNGLTDEAHPCQTLADLLTIRERFGGFEEARVAWVGDGNNVAQSFVLGAAMAGLDLTVATPEGYGIDDKVLDRAAELGTAPETTHDPKVAVTGADLVYTDVFVSMGEEDEREEKLQAFDGFQVTSDLVGDRKLMHCLPAHRGEEVTDEVIESDNAIVWEQAENRLHAQKGLLVWLSEQS, encoded by the coding sequence ATGACACGCAACCTGCTCGACATCGACGACCTCACGCCCGACGAACTGGAGACTGTCCTCGACCGCGCAGCCGAGCTGAAGGCCGCTCACGAGGCCGGAACCGACGCCGAACCGTTCGACAACCAGACGCTGGGGATGATCTTCGAGAAGCCGAGCACCCGAACTCGCGTCTCCTTCGAGACGGGGATGACGCAACTCGGCGGTCACGCGATCTTCCTCGGCCCGGACGACATCCACCTCGGGCACGGCGAACCGGTCAAAGACACCGCGCGAGCGCTCTCGCGGTACGTCGACGTCATCATGGCGCGGCTGTTCGACCACGAGGACGCCGAGGAACTCGCCGAGTACGCGACCGTTCCGTTTGTCAACGGACTGACCGACGAGGCCCACCCCTGTCAGACGCTGGCGGACCTGCTGACGATCCGCGAGCGGTTCGGCGGGTTCGAGGAGGCGCGGGTCGCGTGGGTCGGCGACGGCAACAACGTCGCCCAGTCGTTCGTACTCGGCGCTGCGATGGCCGGCCTCGATCTCACCGTCGCGACGCCCGAAGGCTATGGTATCGACGACAAAGTGCTTGACCGGGCCGCGGAACTCGGAACGGCCCCGGAGACGACCCATGACCCCAAGGTCGCCGTCACGGGCGCGGACCTCGTCTACACGGACGTGTTCGTCAGTATGGGCGAGGAGGACGAACGCGAGGAGAAATTGCAGGCCTTCGACGGCTTCCAGGTGACGAGCGACCTCGTCGGCGACCGGAAGCTGATGCACTGTCTGCCGGCCCACCGCGGCGAGGAGGTGACCGACGAGGTTATCGAGAGCGACAACGCGATCGTCTGGGAGCAAGCGGAGAATCGACTGCATGCCCAGAAAGGATTGCTGGTGTGGCTGTCCGAGCAGTCCTGA
- a CDS encoding [LysW]-lysine hydrolase: MSTTAPTATLSTTEARELLVDLVETPSVTPDEEAAAGVLADFLERHDREVWIDDVGNVRAPADDGVLLTSHVDTVPGDIPVRVEEMPRSEARYGGDLVGEDPDEEIEVLWGRGSVDAKGPLAAMAVVAVETGASFVGVVGEEVDSRGGQHLVENRDSVPETVINGEPSGWEGIALGYRGLLGGNYVATSESGHTSRPDDNAIQDAVNWWRRVEEEFGHDEWVPVFERVTPKPTSIDGGISKDGLSVETTMRLQLRVPPEYTTEEIREIADGHLENGTVHWDDQVEPVMVSPRTEPARAFRAAIRRRDGDPRLLRKTGTSDMNVYADAWDCPMVTYGPGDSDLDHAPNEHLPLEEYDRSIDVLADVTETLLEP; the protein is encoded by the coding sequence ATGAGCACGACCGCCCCCACCGCGACACTCTCGACGACCGAGGCCCGCGAGTTGCTCGTCGATCTCGTCGAGACGCCGTCGGTCACGCCCGACGAGGAGGCGGCGGCCGGAGTGCTCGCCGACTTCCTCGAACGCCACGACCGGGAGGTCTGGATCGACGACGTCGGCAATGTCCGCGCGCCCGCCGACGACGGCGTTCTCCTGACCAGTCACGTCGACACCGTGCCGGGCGACATCCCCGTGCGAGTCGAGGAGATGCCCCGCTCGGAGGCGCGGTACGGCGGCGATCTCGTTGGCGAGGATCCCGACGAGGAGATCGAGGTCCTCTGGGGCCGGGGCAGCGTCGACGCGAAGGGGCCGCTGGCAGCGATGGCCGTCGTCGCCGTCGAGACCGGCGCGTCGTTCGTCGGCGTCGTCGGCGAGGAGGTCGACTCCCGGGGCGGCCAGCATCTGGTCGAGAACCGGGACAGCGTGCCCGAGACGGTGATCAACGGCGAGCCCTCCGGCTGGGAGGGGATCGCGCTGGGCTACCGTGGCTTGCTGGGCGGCAACTACGTCGCCACCAGCGAATCCGGACACACCTCGCGGCCGGACGACAACGCGATCCAGGACGCCGTCAACTGGTGGCGTCGCGTCGAAGAGGAGTTCGGCCACGACGAGTGGGTACCCGTCTTCGAGCGCGTGACGCCCAAGCCGACCAGCATCGACGGCGGGATCTCGAAGGACGGACTATCGGTCGAGACGACGATGCGCCTGCAGTTGCGCGTCCCGCCGGAGTACACGACCGAGGAGATCCGCGAGATCGCCGACGGCCACCTCGAAAACGGGACCGTCCACTGGGACGACCAGGTCGAACCGGTGATGGTGAGCCCCCGGACCGAACCCGCCCGAGCGTTCCGGGCCGCGATCCGCCGGCGAGACGGCGATCCGCGCCTGCTTCGCAAGACCGGGACCAGCGACATGAACGTCTACGCCGACGCCTGGGACTGCCCGATGGTCACCTACGGCCCCGGCGATTCGGACCTGGACCACGCGCCGAACGAACACCTCCCACTCGAGGAGTACGACCGCTCGATCGACGTCCTCGCGGACGTGACCGAGACCCTGCTCGAACCATGA
- a CDS encoding aspartate aminotransferase family protein: MSGFVFNEKPIQIERGDGAYVYDDSGTEYLDMGASYACVPLGHGHPAVRDAVTEQFEKITYVQASYPNAQRTALYELLAETAPGDIDNTWLCNSGTEANEAALKFARSATGNSKIVATMQGFHGRTMGALATTWKDKYKKPYEPLIGDVEFVPYNDSEALEEAVDEDTAAFIVEPVQGEGGINPATKEFLQDAREMTREAGAALVFDEVQTGMGRTGTLWAAEQIGVVPDMLTSAKGLGNGFPVGATLVRDWVAENYGSHASTFSGGPVISAAAGATVSTMVEEAVPAHAGEVGAYLRAELEAALGEDVRDVRGEGLMIGVEVKRGANRYLKQLALEHRILALPAGRTVIRLLPPLTITESEADRVIEALTDLLTDT; this comes from the coding sequence ATGAGCGGATTCGTCTTCAACGAAAAGCCGATTCAGATCGAACGTGGTGATGGAGCGTACGTCTACGATGATTCGGGAACCGAGTATCTGGACATGGGGGCCTCGTACGCCTGCGTCCCGCTGGGACACGGCCACCCGGCAGTACGCGATGCGGTCACCGAGCAGTTCGAGAAGATCACCTACGTGCAGGCCTCGTACCCGAACGCCCAGCGCACGGCGCTGTACGAACTGCTCGCCGAGACCGCGCCGGGCGATATCGACAACACCTGGCTGTGTAACTCCGGGACCGAAGCCAACGAAGCGGCGCTCAAGTTCGCCCGGAGTGCCACTGGGAACTCCAAGATCGTCGCCACGATGCAGGGCTTTCACGGTCGGACGATGGGCGCGCTGGCGACGACCTGGAAGGACAAGTACAAGAAGCCCTACGAGCCGCTGATCGGTGACGTGGAGTTCGTTCCCTACAACGACAGCGAGGCGCTCGAAGAGGCCGTCGACGAGGACACTGCGGCGTTCATCGTCGAGCCGGTTCAGGGCGAGGGCGGGATCAACCCCGCGACAAAGGAGTTTCTGCAGGACGCCCGCGAGATGACCAGGGAGGCCGGAGCAGCACTCGTCTTCGACGAGGTCCAGACCGGCATGGGCCGGACCGGGACGCTGTGGGCCGCCGAACAGATCGGCGTCGTGCCCGACATGCTCACTTCGGCGAAGGGGCTGGGCAACGGCTTCCCGGTCGGCGCGACGCTCGTGCGCGACTGGGTCGCGGAGAACTACGGCAGCCACGCCTCGACGTTCTCGGGCGGGCCGGTCATCTCCGCCGCCGCGGGCGCGACGGTTTCGACGATGGTCGAAGAGGCGGTCCCCGCCCACGCTGGTGAGGTCGGCGCGTATCTCAGGGCGGAACTCGAGGCCGCGCTCGGCGAGGACGTGCGTGACGTGCGCGGCGAGGGGCTGATGATCGGCGTCGAGGTCAAACGCGGCGCGAACCGCTACCTGAAGCAACTGGCGCTCGAACACCGGATCCTGGCGCTGCCGGCGGGCCGGACCGTGATCCGGCTGCTCCCGCCGCTGACGATCACCGAATCGGAGGCCGATCGGGTGATCGAGGCCCTCACTGACCTGCTGACAGACACATGA
- a CDS encoding acetylglutamate/acetylaminoadipate kinase, with protein sequence MTVVVKVGGARAVDPEGALADVATLSEAGEDSEAQSASGRSSGHGPREDVVVVHGGSTKVDETLERMGIEPEYVETPSGVVGRFTDAETMEVFEMVFGHLNTRLVAGLQSQGVDAVGLNGVDGKLLYGPRKSAVRVLEDGKKKIRRGDHSGTIEQVNAELLESLLDDGYTPVAGPPMAGREASRASEASSGDEPRDSDDGEIIAVNTDADRSAAAIAGALEATLVLLTDVEGVYEDPDDPETLIGRVETPDGWATLEDAAEGFMGRKVMAVKEALEGGTPEAVIADANAEAPITSALDGAGTHVHASALATADQQEEP encoded by the coding sequence GTGACCGTCGTCGTCAAGGTCGGCGGTGCCCGCGCGGTCGATCCGGAGGGAGCGCTGGCCGACGTGGCGACGCTGTCCGAAGCGGGTGAAGACAGCGAGGCGCAGAGCGCCTCGGGCCGTTCGAGCGGGCACGGCCCGCGAGAAGACGTCGTCGTCGTCCACGGCGGGTCGACGAAAGTCGATGAGACGCTCGAACGCATGGGGATCGAGCCCGAGTACGTCGAGACGCCGTCCGGCGTCGTCGGTCGGTTCACCGACGCGGAGACGATGGAGGTCTTCGAGATGGTCTTCGGCCACCTCAACACGCGACTCGTCGCCGGCCTGCAGAGTCAGGGCGTCGACGCGGTCGGGCTGAACGGCGTCGACGGAAAGTTGCTGTACGGCCCGCGAAAGTCCGCCGTGCGCGTCCTCGAAGACGGCAAGAAGAAGATCAGGCGCGGCGATCACTCGGGGACGATCGAGCAGGTCAACGCCGAGCTGCTGGAATCGCTACTCGACGATGGCTACACCCCCGTGGCCGGACCACCCATGGCGGGTAGGGAGGCGTCACGCGCCTCCGAAGCGTCGAGCGGCGACGAGCCGCGAGACAGCGATGACGGTGAGATCATCGCCGTCAACACCGACGCCGACCGCTCGGCCGCGGCCATCGCTGGCGCGCTCGAGGCGACGCTCGTGTTGCTGACCGATGTCGAAGGCGTCTACGAGGACCCGGACGATCCCGAGACGCTGATCGGGCGCGTCGAGACGCCCGACGGCTGGGCGACACTGGAAGACGCGGCCGAGGGCTTCATGGGCCGGAAGGTCATGGCCGTCAAGGAGGCCTTAGAGGGCGGCACGCCCGAGGCCGTGATCGCCGACGCCAACGCCGAAGCGCCGATCACGTCGGCACTCGACGGGGCCGGAACACACGTGCATGCGAGTGCACTTGCCACAGCAGACCAACAGGAGGAACCATGA
- the argC gene encoding N-acetyl-gamma-glutamyl-phosphate reductase, producing the protein MTYTASVVGGTGFTGGELLRLLAGHSEFEIEQATSRSKENKTIGHSHPNLRGLDLRFSDPEDLESVDVLFAATPHGVSMERIDDFRDAADTVVDLSADFRLDSEAQYDEWYDGHSRPELLETSEYALPELNRENLEGADLIASGGCNATATILGLLPLFEHGVLAGDERIVVDVKVGSSEGGAGGGPASSHPERSGVVRPYAPTGHRHEAEIEQFLGAGVSFTAHSVDMIRGASATAHVFPDEPVSKGDLWGAYRGSYEDEPFVELVAGGGGVYRYPEPKAVAGTNRAEVGFELDPGNERLVVFSAIDNMMKGSAGQAVHAANIALGIDETAGLQFQGLHPVGAP; encoded by the coding sequence GTGACTTACACGGCAAGCGTCGTCGGCGGCACCGGCTTCACCGGCGGCGAGCTGCTCCGCCTGCTCGCCGGCCACTCGGAGTTCGAGATCGAACAGGCGACGAGTCGCTCGAAGGAAAACAAGACGATCGGCCACTCCCATCCCAATCTCCGGGGGCTGGATCTGCGATTCTCCGACCCGGAGGACCTCGAATCGGTCGACGTGCTGTTCGCGGCGACGCCACACGGCGTCTCGATGGAGCGCATCGACGACTTCCGGGACGCGGCCGACACCGTGGTCGACCTCTCGGCGGACTTCCGCCTCGACAGCGAAGCCCAGTACGACGAGTGGTACGACGGCCACAGCCGGCCAGAACTGCTGGAGACGAGCGAGTACGCCCTGCCGGAGCTCAACCGCGAGAACCTCGAGGGGGCGGACCTGATCGCTTCCGGGGGCTGTAACGCTACCGCGACGATCCTCGGCTTGCTGCCGCTGTTCGAGCACGGCGTGCTCGCCGGCGACGAGCGGATCGTCGTCGACGTGAAGGTCGGCTCTTCTGAGGGCGGTGCCGGTGGCGGCCCGGCCTCCTCTCATCCCGAGCGCAGCGGCGTCGTCCGTCCCTATGCGCCGACGGGCCACCGCCACGAGGCCGAGATCGAGCAGTTCCTCGGCGCGGGCGTCTCCTTTACGGCCCACTCCGTCGACATGATCCGCGGCGCGAGCGCGACCGCGCACGTCTTCCCGGACGAGCCGGTCTCGAAGGGCGATCTCTGGGGGGCCTACCGCGGCTCCTACGAGGACGAACCCTTCGTGGAACTGGTCGCCGGCGGCGGTGGCGTCTACCGCTACCCCGAGCCCAAGGCCGTCGCGGGGACCAACAGGGCCGAGGTCGGCTTCGAACTCGATCCCGGCAACGAGCGGCTGGTGGTCTTCTCGGCCATCGACAACATGATGAAAGGCTCGGCCGGCCAGGCCGTCCACGCCGCCAATATCGCACTCGGCATCGATGAGACTGCGGGCCTGCAGTTCCAGGGACTCCATCCCGTGGGGGCACCATGA
- the lysX gene encoding lysine biosynthesis protein LysX has translation MNVGLLYSRIRRDEKLLLNELRERDHEVTKIDVRKQRFSLSDPPEDFEDVDLLVDRCLATSRSLYASKFAQAYDVPIVNAPETAEVCADKVKNSLALEAAGVPTPETEVAFTKDAALEVIEDFGYPCVLKPVVGSWGRLMAKLDTRDAAEAVLEHKETLGHYEHKIFYVQEFVDKPGRDIRVLATDGEPVAAMVRSSDHWLTNAAKGAETAEFELDEEALDLVERASEAVGGGLLGIDLMETGASRSDVRDASGDEPRADGYTVHEVNHTVEFKALNDVVDVDVPAAVVDWLETKAEVNSQ, from the coding sequence ATGAACGTCGGCCTGCTGTACTCGCGCATCCGTCGCGACGAGAAGCTCCTGTTGAACGAGCTGCGCGAGCGCGACCACGAGGTCACGAAGATCGACGTCCGCAAGCAGCGGTTCTCGCTGTCGGATCCGCCCGAGGATTTCGAGGACGTGGATCTGCTGGTCGATCGCTGTCTCGCGACCTCGCGGAGCCTCTATGCGAGCAAGTTCGCTCAGGCCTACGACGTCCCGATCGTCAACGCGCCCGAGACGGCCGAGGTCTGCGCTGACAAGGTGAAGAACAGCCTCGCGCTGGAGGCGGCGGGCGTCCCGACGCCCGAGACGGAGGTCGCGTTCACCAAGGACGCCGCCCTGGAGGTCATCGAGGACTTCGGCTATCCGTGCGTGCTCAAGCCCGTCGTCGGCTCGTGGGGGCGACTGATGGCGAAACTCGACACCCGCGACGCCGCCGAAGCGGTCCTCGAGCACAAGGAGACGCTCGGGCACTACGAACACAAGATCTTCTACGTCCAGGAGTTCGTCGACAAGCCCGGTCGGGACATCCGCGTGCTCGCGACCGACGGCGAACCGGTGGCGGCGATGGTCCGTTCGTCGGATCACTGGCTGACAAACGCCGCGAAGGGTGCCGAGACGGCCGAGTTCGAACTCGACGAGGAGGCGCTCGACCTCGTCGAACGCGCGAGCGAAGCCGTCGGTGGTGGGTTGCTGGGTATCGATCTGATGGAGACGGGGGCGTCGCGCAGCGACGTCCGGGACGCGAGCGGCGATGAGCCGCGAGCCGATGGCTACACCGTCCACGAGGTCAACCACACGGTCGAGTTCAAGGCGCTGAACGACGTCGTCGACGTGGACGTGCCCGCGGCGGTCGTCGACTGGCTGGAGACGAAAGCCGAGGTGAACTCGCAGTGA
- the lysW gene encoding lysine biosynthesis protein LysW, giving the protein MTTCVECGAELTLHESLEVGEIVDCSTCGTELEVVGADPVELDTAPELQEDWGE; this is encoded by the coding sequence ATGACAACCTGCGTCGAGTGCGGGGCCGAGTTGACCCTGCACGAGAGCCTCGAAGTCGGGGAGATCGTCGATTGCTCGACCTGCGGCACGGAACTCGAGGTCGTCGGGGCCGATCCCGTCGAACTCGATACCGCGCCCGAACTGCAAGAGGACTGGGGTGAATGA
- the argH gene encoding argininosuccinate lyase, with protein MSDEGPDSDDTHAGAGETVVRRDRFSGGPARGLLSSLEADERIFEADLAVDRAHVVMLAEQEIIEAEIAGEILAALDEIEAEGHDALPAGEDVHEAIESAVIERVGEDGGKMHTARSRNDEVAACVRYRLREDLLETIATVVEARREFAEMAADHRGVVMPGYTHLQPAQPTTVGHWIASYEQALARDTGRLLDAYDRLNRNPLGSAAFAGTPFAVDRERTAELLGFEGVAENSMDASATRDFLVEVTAALSNLATTLSGLAEDVIVMASKGHVELADEYASTSSIMPQKKNPDTLELVRGRAGDATAGLNGLLTNLKGQPRAYNRDLQRAGRHAWDAIDSVTESVEVAAGAVTTAEWPTETLAEAAGEGFSTATGVADLLAMSGVPFRTAHEVVARAAETLQHDENAPDYATLDAVAEEVLGESLSAYVDREAVERALDPAASVQMRDSRGGPAPEALTEQLDGATDRIESDEHALRDRQDALAAATARLDSEVDRYV; from the coding sequence ATGAGCGACGAGGGACCTGACAGCGACGACACGCACGCGGGAGCGGGCGAGACCGTCGTCCGCCGGGACCGCTTCAGCGGCGGCCCCGCCCGCGGGCTCCTCTCCTCGCTTGAGGCGGACGAACGCATCTTCGAGGCGGATCTGGCGGTCGATCGCGCCCACGTCGTGATGCTCGCCGAGCAGGAGATCATCGAAGCCGAGATCGCCGGCGAGATACTCGCGGCACTGGACGAGATCGAGGCCGAGGGTCACGATGCGCTCCCGGCGGGCGAAGACGTCCACGAGGCGATCGAATCAGCCGTCATCGAGCGCGTCGGCGAGGACGGCGGCAAGATGCACACCGCCCGCTCGCGCAACGACGAGGTGGCAGCCTGCGTTCGCTACCGGTTGCGCGAGGACCTGCTGGAGACGATCGCGACCGTCGTCGAGGCGCGCCGAGAGTTCGCCGAGATGGCCGCCGACCACCGCGGGGTGGTCATGCCCGGCTACACGCACCTCCAGCCGGCCCAGCCGACGACCGTCGGCCACTGGATCGCCTCCTACGAGCAGGCGCTGGCCCGCGACACGGGCCGCCTGCTCGACGCCTACGACCGGCTCAACCGCAACCCCTTGGGCTCGGCCGCGTTCGCGGGGACGCCCTTTGCGGTGGACCGCGAGCGGACGGCCGAACTGCTCGGGTTCGAGGGGGTCGCGGAGAACTCGATGGACGCCTCGGCGACTCGAGATTTCCTCGTCGAGGTCACCGCAGCGCTGTCGAACCTGGCGACGACGCTGTCCGGACTCGCCGAGGACGTGATCGTCATGGCCAGCAAGGGCCACGTCGAGCTGGCCGACGAGTACGCCTCGACCTCCTCGATCATGCCCCAGAAGAAGAACCCCGACACGCTGGAACTCGTCCGGGGCCGCGCCGGCGACGCGACGGCGGGGCTGAACGGCCTGCTCACGAACCTGAAAGGCCAGCCGCGGGCGTACAACCGCGACCTCCAGCGGGCGGGACGGCACGCGTGGGACGCAATCGATAGCGTCACCGAGAGCGTCGAGGTCGCCGCAGGCGCAGTGACGACCGCCGAGTGGCCGACTGAGACGCTTGCCGAGGCCGCCGGCGAGGGCTTTTCGACGGCGACCGGCGTCGCGGATCTGCTCGCCATGAGCGGCGTCCCGTTCCGGACCGCCCACGAGGTGGTCGCGCGCGCCGCGGAAACCCTGCAACACGACGAAAACGCGCCTGACTACGCGACGCTCGACGCCGTTGCCGAGGAGGTGCTGGGCGAGTCGCTCTCGGCGTACGTCGACCGCGAGGCCGTCGAACGCGCGCTCGACCCGGCCGCGTCCGTCCAGATGCGCGATTCCCGCGGCGGTCCGGCACCCGAAGCCCTCACCGAACAACTCGACGGAGCGACCGATCGCATCGAGAGCGACGAACACGCGCTGCGAGACCGCCAGGACGCCCTCGCGGCGGCGACCGCACGCCTCGATTCGGAGGTCGATCGCTATGTCTGA